GCGCGGCCAGGGCCCACATCACGCCGCCGGCGAGGGCCCACAGACTCCCCACGGCCAGCACCCACGCGCCCTGCTGGACGAGGACGCCCACGGCCAGGACGGCCAGGCCACTCGCGAGGAGCAGGGGGGCCGGGGTGGGAGCCACCTCGCGCATCTCAGGTGGTGGAGTCAGCACCGTCGGGGTGGGCTCAGGAGTCGGGTCAGGCTGCGTCATGCGCGGTCTCCGTTCAGGAAGGCGAGGAGGAGGGCCAGCGTGGCCGCCATGGGAACGAGGCCGCCCACGACCCACATCAGCACGCCGCCGAGGGCGACGTCCGCGTCCGTGGTGTGGTAGACGGCGCCGCGCGTGAAGGTCACCAGGGCGCCCGTGAGCGCACACGCGGCCATCTGGGCCCCCAGCAGGCCGGCCGCCCGCAGAGGGGATCGGGTGCGGGCCGACTGCCACAGGCCTATGCCGGAGAGCAGGAACAGCGCACCGGCCAGGACGGTGCCGCCGGGAACCGTCATGAGTCGCCCATGGACGGTGGGCAGGTGCAGCAGCACGGTCACGGTGTTGAGGGTCACGAAGGCCGGCAGGGGAGCGACCGGCCTCTGAACCCTCCGCGCCAGGACGAGCAGGGGCGCGGCCGCGAAGCTGAGCAGCAGGTGCGCGCCCATCCACGCGCTGAAGGGATAGCCGGGCCAGGGCCGCACGAGGAGCGCGACCGCGCCGAGGAGGGCGAGCAGGGCCCCGGTGGAGGGTAGCGGCCGGACCGCAGGACGCCCCTCCCAGCGTCCCACCGCGCTCACGGGCCGCCCCACACGTACAGCGCGGCGTACAGCACGACCCACACGGCGTCCACGAAATGCCAGTAGAGGGTAGCGGCCTCGCGGAAACCGGCGCGGCGTTCGGTCAGGCGGCCCCGCGCGGCGAGGGTGGCCAGCGCGGTCAGCAGCGGCAGACCCAGGAACACGTGCAGGCCGTGCAGGGCGGTCAGGGTGTAGAAGCCCGTGAAGAACAGGTCGCTGGTGACCGTGTGGCCCTGGGCGAGGAGGTGCCGGTACTCCAGGCCCTGACCGAGCAGGAAGGCCGCGCCGAGCAGGGCACCCAGGCCGTATAGCGCCGCGCTCGCCCAGGCCCTCCGGACTCGCGGGGCGAGGACCAGCGCGGCGCTCGATGCCCACAGCGCCGCACTCCACGGCAGCATGGCCGCGGCCGAGAGGGCCCCGGCGCCCGGCCCGTGCCCCTGGCGGCGCAGGAACGCGTGCGCGACCAGCAGCAGCAGGAAGATCACGGCGTCGGTGACCAGGAACACCGCCATGCCCCAGTAGGCGTCGGGGCGGCGGGCGGAAGGGGCCGCGGCGGCGCTCACTGGTGATGCTCCCGTTCCTCGGGGCGGATGTGGCCGTGCGTCTGGTCGTGGCGGCGGGGCCGGTCGGCATCAGTGTCCTCGGGATGCGCGAGGTCCCACAGCGGGCGGCGCGAGCGGATGGGGGGCAGGTCCGTGAAGTTGCCGGGGGGCGGCGGGCTGGCGCACCACCACTCCAGCGTCCAGGCGTTCCAGGGGTTGGCCCCGGCGACCTCGCCCACCCGCAGGCTGCGCAGGATGTTCCACAGGATCATGGTCATCCCGACCCCGAGCAGGCCCGCGCTGAGGGTCGAGAGGACGTTCAGCAGGCCCCAGCCGGGCAGGTCCGGGTAGGTGTACACCCGCCGGGGCATGCCCATCAGGCCCAGCGCGTGTTGCACGAGGAAGACGCCGTTGAAGCCCAGCGTGACCAGCCAGAACGACCACATGCCCAGCGACCGGGTCAGGTGGCGGCCCGTGACCTTGGGGAAGTAGTAGTGGAGACCTGAGAGCAGCGCGAAGATGGTGCCGCCCATCAGGACGTAGTGCATGTGCGCCACTACGTAATACGAGTCCGTGACCTGCCAGTCGATGGGCAGCACGGCGAAGCTCACGCCGGTCACGCCGCCGAAAGTGAACTGCACGATGAATGCCAGCGCGTACAGCATCGGCAGTTCGAAGCGGATGCTGCCCTTCCACAGGGTCGCGACCCAGTTGGCGACCTTCACGCCGGTCGGAATGGCGATCAGCATGGTGCTCGCCGCGAAGGCGAGGTTCACGGGGCGGCCCAGGCCGACCACGAACATGTGGTGCGCGTACACCGCGAAGGACAGCAGCGCGATGGCGACCGAGGAACCCGCCACGAACTCGTAGCCGAAGATCGGTTTGCGCGAGAACACCGGGATGACCTCGCTGATGATCCCCCACGCGGGCAGGATCATGATGTACACCTCCGGGTGCCCGAACAGCCAGAAGTAATGCTGCCACAGCAGCGCGCTCCCGCCGTGGCTGAAGAAATGCCCGCCCAGCCGCCGGTCCACTTCCAGCATCAGCAGCGCGGCCGACAGGCACGGCAGCGCGAAGGTGATGATGAAGGCGTTCACGAAGGCCATCCACGCGAACATCGGCATCTGCCACAGACCCATGCCCGGCGCGCGGTAGCGGATCGCCGTGACGATCACGTTGATGGCCGTGAGGGTCGTCCCGAAGCCCGCGAACAGCAGGGCCGCGATCCAGAAGTCCGTGCCCTCGCCCATCGCGTACGGTTTCTCGCTCAGGGGCGCGTAGCTAAACCACCCGGCGTCGGCCGGACCGACCAGCACACTTGCGTATAGCAGCAGGCCGCCCATGACGGTCAGCCACAAACCAAAGGCGTTCAGGCGCGGGAAGGCCATGTCCCGCGCGCCGATCTGCAGGGGCACCAGGTAATTCGAGAAGCCCAGCAGCATGGGCATGACCACGAAGAAGATCATGGTGGTGCCGTGCAGCGTGAACACCTCGTTGTAGGTCTGCGCGGTGATCAGCGTGGCATTCGGCCGGGCGAGCTGCGCGCGCATGGCGAGCGCCTCCAGGCCGCCCAGCAGCATGAACACCATGCCCGTGAGCACGTACAGGATCCCGATGGCCTTGTGGTCGGTGCTCGCCAGCCAGCGGGCGACCCGCCCCGACTCGGGCGGCGAGGTCGGCAGGATGAGGCTCACTTCAGCCCGCCCAGGTAGGCGCCC
The DNA window shown above is from Deinococcus sp. KSM4-11 and carries:
- a CDS encoding cbb3-type cytochrome c oxidase subunit I: MSLILPTSPPESGRVARWLASTDHKAIGILYVLTGMVFMLLGGLEALAMRAQLARPNATLITAQTYNEVFTLHGTTMIFFVVMPMLLGFSNYLVPLQIGARDMAFPRLNAFGLWLTVMGGLLLYASVLVGPADAGWFSYAPLSEKPYAMGEGTDFWIAALLFAGFGTTLTAINVIVTAIRYRAPGMGLWQMPMFAWMAFVNAFIITFALPCLSAALLMLEVDRRLGGHFFSHGGSALLWQHYFWLFGHPEVYIMILPAWGIISEVIPVFSRKPIFGYEFVAGSSVAIALLSFAVYAHHMFVVGLGRPVNLAFAASTMLIAIPTGVKVANWVATLWKGSIRFELPMLYALAFIVQFTFGGVTGVSFAVLPIDWQVTDSYYVVAHMHYVLMGGTIFALLSGLHYYFPKVTGRHLTRSLGMWSFWLVTLGFNGVFLVQHALGLMGMPRRVYTYPDLPGWGLLNVLSTLSAGLLGVGMTMILWNILRSLRVGEVAGANPWNAWTLEWWCASPPPPGNFTDLPPIRSRRPLWDLAHPEDTDADRPRRHDQTHGHIRPEEREHHQ
- a CDS encoding cytochrome c oxidase assembly protein, which translates into the protein MSAVGRWEGRPAVRPLPSTGALLALLGAVALLVRPWPGYPFSAWMGAHLLLSFAAAPLLVLARRVQRPVAPLPAFVTLNTVTVLLHLPTVHGRLMTVPGGTVLAGALFLLSGIGLWQSARTRSPLRAAGLLGAQMAACALTGALVTFTRGAVYHTTDADVALGGVLMWVVGGLVPMAATLALLLAFLNGDRA
- a CDS encoding cytochrome c oxidase subunit 3, whose translation is MSAAAAPSARRPDAYWGMAVFLVTDAVIFLLLLVAHAFLRRQGHGPGAGALSAAAMLPWSAALWASSAALVLAPRVRRAWASAALYGLGALLGAAFLLGQGLEYRHLLAQGHTVTSDLFFTGFYTLTALHGLHVFLGLPLLTALATLAARGRLTERRAGFREAATLYWHFVDAVWVVLYAALYVWGGP